CCGCGGATACACAGCGTCGCCGCAATGTAGCGGCGTTGAGCGCGAGATTCAATCATTTCCCTTGGCCACAGCTCGCTGTACTATTGTGGAAAGACATCACAGACTTTTCATGGGCCGGAGGATCAAGCGATGAAGCGGTTTGGCGGATGGGTTCTCGGAGGCGCGTGCCTGTTGTTGCTGGGGCCGACGGTGCGTTTGAGCGGTGCGGCAGATAAACCCGCGGCGGAGAAACAGGAATCGGTTGCGGCGGACAAGAAAGCGCTCGCGCCGTTTCAGCCCTATATCGGCGAGTGGAAGGGGGTGGGTCAGCCGCGGCGCGGGTCCAGTCAAGGAGCTTGGAGCGAAGAGGCCGGGTGGGCCTGGCATTTCACCGACAAGCATGCCGAGTTGACGGCCCAGATTTCGCACGACCCGTATTTCTCATCACTCCGATTGCAGCTTGGCGATCAACCAGAGCGGCTGCGGCTCATCGGCACGACCGACCGCAAAGGCGAAGTGCCGTTCGATGGCGCGATCGGCGCGGACGGGCAACTGGTGCTGACAGCGGCCGGCGAGACGAAGCCCGATCAACCGGCCCGCGTCTCGATGCGCCTCGTCGCCGGCGGCGATCGGTTGGTGGTGCTCTACGAACGACGCTCGGGCGAGCAATTCGCTCGGTTGGCCGAGGTCGGTTACACGCGTAAAGGGAGTTCGTTTGCCGTGGCTGGAGGCGACCCGCACGAGTGCATAGTCACCGGCGGGCACGGCACGATCGCCGTCGACTATAAGGGGCAGACATACTACTTCTGTTGCACCGGCTGCCGCGATCTATTCAAGCAAGACCCCGAAGCCGTGCTGGCCGAGTACCGCGAACGGAAAGCCAAGGAACAAGCGGCCAAGAATCCGTGAGCGATTTTCACCAATACCGGCTTCTCGCGGCGGGGTTCAATCGCTAGGCTGGCAGTCGAGAGGGATGCTCCGTCTGAGGCCTGACTAGAGCGCCTAACAAATCCGGCTGGGAGAAGGGGACAGTCCCCGTTTTGCTCAGCCGACCATCGCGGCGATGGTGCCCGCGAAAAAGGGGACAGTCCCCGCCGGATTTGTTAGCCGCTGTTAGGAAACCATCGGCGCCCGATTTCCTTAGTCGCGAGGATGTTATGTTGCGTATAACTTTTGTGTTCGCTTCATTGTCGCTCGTTTTGCTCGGTGCATTGGCCGGTTGCCATAGTTCCGTGGCGGACGACCCGTCGGCCAGCCAGCGCGGTCCGCGGGGAGGGGGTCGCGGTGGCTTCAATCTGTTCGCCGACGAGACGGTCCAGAAGGAACTTGCCCTGACGGACGGACAGAAGGAGTCGATCAAGAAAACCTCCGATGATTTCCGTTCGTCGATCATGGGCCTGAGTCAACAAGACCGTCAAACCAAGATGTCGGAATTGCGCAAGGCGATGGACGACAAGATCGACGCCGTCCTCAGCGCCCCGCAGAAAGCCCGGTTGAAGGAGATTCGGCTACAGATCCAAGGCCCCGCAGCCCTGTCTAACAAAGAAGTGGCCGAGGCCCTCAAGCTGACCGACGATCAAGTGAAGCAGATCGCGAGTGTGAACAAGAACCTCGACAACATGCGGCGTGAGGCATTTCAGTTCGGCGGCGGCGGGAGCGACGTTCGAGATCAACTCGCCATTTTGCAGACGGAAGCCACCGAAAAAATCCTCGCCATTTTGGATTCCGACCAAAGGGCCATCTTCGAGAAGATGCAGGGGGCGAAGATCGACCTGCCCACCGGCGGATTCGGCGGCGGTTTCGGCGGAGGCTTCGGTGGCGGATTTGGTGGCGGATTTGGTGGCGGCGGCCCCGGTGGTGGATTCGGCGGCGGCGGCCCTGGCGGTGGCAACCCTGGCGGCGGCGGACCTGGTGGCGGCGGCAACTGAGAGCGACACCATGTCGCTCAAAAACGTGTTGGGCGATCCGATTGCGCGACGCCAGCGGCACGCGTGGTCGCCGACGGACGAAGAACTCTGGCCGGCGCGAGGGCGACTCACAATCGGGCGAGCAGTATCTAACCGCTTTCTCTGAGTGCCTGGAGTCCGTCAAATGCAGAATCCGTTTGTCTCGCAGGAAATCTGGTACCTCACGGGCAGTCAGCATCTTTATGGCCCCAAGACGCTTGAACAGGTCGCAAAGAATTCCAACGAAGTGGTGGATGCTCTGAACAAGTCGGGGCGTTTGCCGCTCAAGCTGGTCTTCAAACCGGTTCTGACCACGCCCGAGGAAGTTCGTGCCGCCTGCATCGAAGCCGCCAGCGCGGCAAACTGCGTCGGCGTCGTTCTATCGATGCACACCTTTTCCCCCGCGAAGATGTGGATCGGCGGGCTCAAGGCTCTTCGCAAACCGATTCTGCATCTGCACACTCAGTTCAATCGAGATCTTCCGTGGGAGTCCATCGACATGGACTTCATGAATCTCAATCAATCGGCGCATGGCGACCGCGAAGCGGGCTTCATGCACGCGCGGCTCCGCTTGAATCGCAAAGTCGTCGTCGGACACTGGTCCGACCCGACCGTCCAGGACCGCATCGCGGTCTGGACTCGCGCCGCCGCTGCATGGGCGGATTGGCAAGGCGGAAAGTTTGCGCGCTTTGGCGACAACATGCGAAGCGTTGCCGTCACGGAGGGCGATAAGGTCGCCGCTGAAGTGAAGTTCGGATACTCGGTCAACGGCCATGGCGTCGGCGATCTCGTGCACCACGTGA
The window above is part of the Pirellulales bacterium genome. Proteins encoded here:
- a CDS encoding YHS domain-containing protein, with the protein product MKRFGGWVLGGACLLLLGPTVRLSGAADKPAAEKQESVAADKKALAPFQPYIGEWKGVGQPRRGSSQGAWSEEAGWAWHFTDKHAELTAQISHDPYFSSLRLQLGDQPERLRLIGTTDRKGEVPFDGAIGADGQLVLTAAGETKPDQPARVSMRLVAGGDRLVVLYERRSGEQFARLAEVGYTRKGSSFAVAGGDPHECIVTGGHGTIAVDYKGQTYYFCCTGCRDLFKQDPEAVLAEYRERKAKEQAAKNP